In Bradyrhizobium guangxiense, the following are encoded in one genomic region:
- a CDS encoding substrate-binding periplasmic protein, whose translation MRGRVAAWSVAAICAATTVAHAADDPLRVCLDEGRPPLSMHRRGKPDAGFDVLLAQAIAERMGRPLKIQWFESKLDEDSSPQLEANALLSDGRCSLVGGYALTEDSLVKPGMKTARLPDFAGATRDDRRRRIALGVLAPSRPYIYSPMTVVLGPKASGRKIGDIGDLAGLRLVIESGSLGDAILMTFDKGRLIDSITHLVPGRDDLLGALQRGDHDATLIDLARFDAHRAAHPDTALTASGYYYPIGANRGYVGLGSDPALIEAVNKALSGLAAEGRIAEFGRQAGLTYLPPREPAILGDVWTKIIQR comes from the coding sequence GTGAGGGGCCGGGTCGCCGCGTGGAGCGTTGCCGCGATCTGCGCGGCAACGACAGTCGCACATGCTGCGGATGATCCGCTGAGGGTTTGTCTCGACGAGGGTCGGCCGCCGCTCTCGATGCACCGCCGCGGCAAGCCGGATGCCGGCTTCGACGTGTTGCTGGCGCAGGCGATCGCCGAGCGGATGGGACGGCCGCTGAAGATCCAGTGGTTCGAAAGCAAGCTGGATGAGGATTCCAGCCCTCAGCTCGAGGCCAATGCGCTGCTATCGGACGGACGCTGCTCACTGGTCGGCGGCTACGCCTTGACGGAGGATTCGCTCGTCAAGCCCGGCATGAAGACGGCGCGCCTGCCGGACTTTGCCGGCGCGACCCGCGACGACCGGCGGCGCCGCATCGCGCTCGGCGTGCTCGCGCCGAGCCGGCCATACATCTACTCGCCGATGACGGTGGTGCTCGGACCAAAGGCAAGCGGCCGCAAGATCGGCGATATCGGCGATCTCGCCGGGCTTCGCCTGGTGATCGAAAGCGGGTCGCTGGGCGATGCCATCCTGATGACCTTCGACAAGGGGCGGCTGATCGACAGCATCACCCACCTCGTCCCCGGCCGCGACGACCTCCTGGGCGCGCTCCAGCGCGGCGACCATGACGCGACGCTGATCGACCTCGCCCGCTTCGACGCCCACCGCGCCGCGCACCCCGACACGGCGCTCACCGCATCCGGCTATTACTATCCGATCGGCGCCAATCGCGGCTATGTCGGGCTCGGCAGCGATCCTGCACTGATCGAGGCCGTCAACAAGGCGTTGAGCGGGCTCGCAGCCGAGGGCCGGATCGCAGAGTTCGGCAGGCAGGCCGGCCTCACCTATCTGCCGCCGCGCGAGCCCGCGATTTTGGGCGACGTGTGGACGAAGATCATCCAGCGGTGA
- a CDS encoding Bug family tripartite tricarboxylate transporter substrate binding protein produces the protein MSKKIDRRHFIAAGAGAFAMPFVSRSASAQGSWPSRQIRMICSYPAGGQTDLLARAYGEFISKQVGKTVVVENKPGASGAIGTAEVARAEPDGHTILCSISTTYIMNRVVMKNPGYDMDKDLTLVSVIPGAGLLLVANPKTGIKTLEDFVAFARKSGKVNFGTYSAGSAPHMTINELNKQYGLNIEPVHYRGEAPMWTGMLEGTLDAAMGSYTAAQSVLQSDRGTVFAVHSKKVDAIPAIKTLPEQGATSKFFTVSGFSGWAVPKATPQAVISRLAELCVAANNDPKVKEVLATFVLEPAIGFKETNELYQRELPIWIESAKSLGLEPA, from the coding sequence ATGTCCAAGAAAATCGATCGCCGCCACTTCATCGCCGCCGGAGCCGGCGCCTTCGCGATGCCCTTTGTCTCGCGCAGCGCCTCCGCACAAGGCAGCTGGCCGTCGCGGCAAATTCGCATGATTTGCAGCTATCCCGCCGGCGGGCAGACCGACCTGCTCGCGCGTGCCTACGGCGAATTCATCTCCAAGCAGGTGGGCAAGACCGTGGTCGTCGAGAACAAGCCCGGCGCCTCCGGCGCGATCGGCACGGCCGAGGTCGCCCGCGCCGAACCCGATGGCCACACCATCCTCTGCTCGATCTCGACCACCTACATCATGAACCGGGTGGTCATGAAGAACCCCGGCTACGACATGGACAAGGACCTGACCCTCGTCAGCGTCATTCCCGGCGCCGGCCTGTTGCTGGTGGCGAACCCGAAGACCGGGATCAAGACTCTGGAGGATTTCGTCGCCTTCGCCCGCAAGAGCGGCAAGGTGAACTTCGGCACCTATAGCGCGGGCTCGGCCCCGCACATGACGATCAACGAGCTCAACAAGCAGTACGGGCTCAACATCGAGCCTGTGCACTATCGCGGCGAAGCTCCGATGTGGACCGGAATGCTCGAAGGCACGCTCGATGCCGCGATGGGAAGCTACACGGCGGCACAATCGGTCCTGCAGAGCGACCGTGGCACCGTATTCGCGGTGCATTCGAAGAAAGTCGACGCGATCCCCGCGATCAAGACCCTTCCCGAGCAGGGCGCGACATCGAAATTCTTCACCGTGAGCGGATTCTCCGGATGGGCGGTGCCGAAGGCAACGCCACAAGCCGTTATCAGCCGCCTGGCGGAGCTCTGCGTCGCGGCCAACAACGATCCCAAGGTGAAGGAAGTTCTCGCCACCTTCGTGCTCGAACCCGCGATCGGCTTCAAGGAGACCAACGAACTCTACCAGCGCGAACTGCCGATCTGGATTGAGAGCGCGAAATCGCTCGGCCTCGAGCCGGCCTAA
- a CDS encoding helix-turn-helix domain-containing protein, with protein MSDTIHTLSTTGMTPKRQIQSWIDGLTSLCGHFDVDPLEASSLEGRIDYTSVSRLKLCQIEVSQHRIAHTLARAKANEHPYIKIHFQTYGVSYFEQEGRHIEINPGDIIAYDVSCPHSIISPAFTRHDVVIVPKALLRDRGFPSQRMPACKLSAKTGTGRIAHDFVHATFDEAAKLSANSAVGVADSLIDLLLLPLREADTMFDRVGPEAMYVRAQFFIREHLRDPDLCIDQISAELGCSKRYLHMLFSERGTTVSDYIWQARLQNCRQELEAHAGKTITDVAFSWGFSSSSHFSRVFRKYFGVVPSSIHKAQQGIASSGEH; from the coding sequence ATGTCCGACACCATTCACACGCTCTCGACGACCGGCATGACGCCGAAGCGCCAGATCCAGAGCTGGATCGACGGGCTGACGAGCCTGTGTGGGCATTTCGACGTCGATCCGCTGGAGGCGTCCTCGCTCGAAGGCCGCATCGACTACACGAGCGTTTCGCGTCTGAAGCTCTGTCAGATCGAAGTGAGTCAGCATCGCATCGCGCACACGTTGGCGCGGGCCAAGGCCAACGAACATCCCTACATCAAGATCCACTTCCAGACCTACGGCGTGTCCTATTTCGAGCAGGAAGGCCGTCACATCGAGATCAACCCCGGCGACATCATCGCCTATGACGTCTCCTGTCCGCATTCGATCATCAGCCCGGCCTTCACGCGTCACGACGTGGTGATCGTGCCGAAGGCGTTGCTGCGCGACCGCGGATTTCCGTCACAGCGGATGCCGGCCTGCAAACTGTCCGCGAAGACGGGCACGGGGCGGATCGCCCACGATTTCGTCCACGCGACCTTCGACGAAGCGGCGAAGCTGTCGGCGAACAGCGCGGTCGGCGTCGCCGATTCGCTGATCGACCTGTTGCTGCTGCCGCTGCGCGAGGCCGATACGATGTTCGATCGTGTCGGACCCGAGGCGATGTATGTGCGCGCGCAGTTCTTCATCCGCGAGCACTTGCGCGATCCGGATCTTTGCATCGATCAGATCTCGGCCGAGCTCGGTTGCTCCAAGCGCTATCTGCACATGCTGTTCTCCGAGCGCGGCACCACGGTGAGCGACTACATCTGGCAGGCGCGCTTGCAGAACTGCCGCCAGGAGCTCGAGGCGCACGCCGGCAAGACCATCACCGACGTCGCCTTCTCCTGGGGCTTCTCCAGCTCGTCGCATTTCAGCCGCGTGTTCCGGAAATATTTCGGCGTGGTGCCGTCCTCGATCCACAAGGCGCAGCAGGGCATCGCGAGTTCGGGCGAGCATTAG
- the xoxF5 gene encoding lanthanide-dependent methanol dehydrogenase XoxF5, translating into MRKVLLATFLGSAAALAVGNASANDELHKMSQNPKDWVMPTGDYANTRYSKLNQINAQNVGKLQVAWTFSTGVLRGHEGGPLIIGNIMYVHTPFPNKVYAIDLSQENKIVWKYEPKQDPNVIPVMCCDTVNRGLAFGDGKIFLHQADTTLVALDAKTGQVAWTAKNGDPSKGETGTSAPMVIKDKVLIGISGGEFGVQAHMSAYDIKTGKLAWRGYSEGPDNQILVDAEKTTALGKPVGKDSSLKTWQGDQWKIGGGATWGWISYDPELNLVYYGSGNPSTWNPKQRPGDNKWSMTIWARNPDTGVAKWVYQMTPHDEWDYDGVNEMILSDQSINGQARKLLTHFDRNGLGYTLDRATGELLVAEKYDPKVNWTSGVDMDKNSPTYGRPKVLDAASTDKAGEDHNVKGICPAALGTKDEQPAAYSPDTQLFYVPTNHVCMDYEPFKVSYTAGQPYVGATLSMYPPQGETHMGNFIAWDGKTGKIVWSNKEQFSVWSGALATAGGVVFYGTLEGYLKAVDAKTGKELYKFKTPSGIIGNVTTYENGGKQYVAVLSGVGGWAGIGLAAGLTDPTAGLGAVGGYAALSNYTALGGTLTVFSLPN; encoded by the coding sequence ATGCGCAAGGTGCTACTGGCGACCTTTCTTGGCTCAGCGGCGGCTCTCGCCGTCGGGAACGCCTCAGCCAATGACGAGTTGCACAAGATGTCGCAGAACCCGAAAGACTGGGTGATGCCGACCGGCGACTACGCCAATACTCGATATTCCAAGCTTAACCAGATCAACGCACAAAACGTCGGCAAGCTCCAGGTTGCCTGGACCTTCTCGACCGGCGTGCTGCGCGGCCACGAAGGCGGCCCGCTGATCATCGGCAACATCATGTACGTCCACACGCCGTTCCCGAACAAGGTCTACGCCATTGACCTTTCGCAGGAGAACAAGATCGTCTGGAAGTACGAGCCGAAGCAGGATCCGAACGTCATTCCGGTGATGTGCTGCGACACGGTGAACCGTGGCCTGGCTTTCGGCGACGGCAAGATCTTCCTGCATCAGGCCGACACCACTCTCGTCGCGCTCGATGCCAAGACCGGCCAGGTTGCGTGGACCGCCAAGAACGGCGATCCGAGCAAGGGCGAGACCGGTACATCGGCGCCCATGGTCATCAAGGACAAGGTGCTGATCGGCATCTCCGGCGGCGAGTTCGGCGTCCAGGCCCATATGTCGGCCTACGACATCAAGACCGGCAAGCTGGCATGGCGCGGATATTCGGAAGGGCCGGACAACCAGATTCTGGTCGACGCCGAGAAGACCACCGCACTCGGCAAGCCGGTCGGCAAGGATTCGAGCCTCAAGACCTGGCAAGGCGATCAGTGGAAGATCGGCGGCGGCGCCACCTGGGGCTGGATCTCCTACGATCCCGAACTGAACCTTGTCTATTACGGATCGGGCAATCCTTCGACCTGGAATCCGAAGCAGCGTCCCGGCGACAACAAATGGTCGATGACGATCTGGGCGCGCAACCCGGATACCGGCGTCGCCAAGTGGGTCTATCAGATGACGCCCCATGACGAATGGGACTATGACGGCGTCAACGAGATGATCCTCTCGGATCAGTCGATCAACGGCCAGGCGCGCAAGCTGCTGACCCACTTCGACCGTAACGGCCTCGGCTACACCCTGGACCGCGCCACCGGCGAGTTGCTGGTTGCCGAAAAGTACGATCCGAAGGTGAACTGGACCTCCGGCGTCGACATGGACAAGAACTCGCCGACCTATGGTCGTCCGAAGGTGCTCGACGCAGCTTCGACCGACAAGGCGGGCGAGGACCACAACGTGAAGGGCATCTGCCCGGCCGCGCTCGGCACCAAGGACGAGCAGCCGGCAGCCTACTCGCCGGACACGCAGCTGTTCTACGTTCCGACCAACCACGTCTGCATGGACTACGAGCCGTTCAAGGTGAGCTACACCGCGGGCCAACCCTATGTGGGTGCGACGCTCTCGATGTATCCGCCGCAGGGTGAAACCCACATGGGCAACTTCATCGCCTGGGACGGCAAGACCGGCAAGATCGTCTGGTCGAACAAGGAGCAGTTCTCGGTCTGGTCGGGCGCGCTCGCAACCGCCGGCGGTGTGGTGTTCTACGGCACGCTCGAAGGCTATCTGAAGGCAGTCGACGCCAAGACCGGCAAGGAGCTCTACAAGTTCAAGACTCCCTCCGGCATCATCGGCAACGTCACCACCTATGAGAACGGCGGCAAGCAGTATGTCGCAGTGCTTTCCGGCGTCGGCGGCTGGGCCGGCATCGGTCTGGCGGCAGGCCTGACCGATCCGACCGCAGGTCTCGGCGCGGTCGGCGGCTACGCGGCCCTCAGCAACTATACGGCACTCGGCGGCACGCTGACCGTGTTCTCGCTGCCGAACTAG
- a CDS encoding c-type cytochrome, methanol metabolism-related has product MNLLRKICSVIAALILVASGGIAVADGPADPTAVKKEDDGKWLDKEGNPTYKISADGTVDWFTYSGYRRYHSDCHVCHGPDGMGSTYAPALKDSVKSMSYGDFLGVVASGRKNVSTAQENVMPAFGDNPNVACYMDDLYVYLRARSTEAWGRQRPSKKEEKTEAYTKAEDACMGKK; this is encoded by the coding sequence ATGAATCTCTTGCGTAAAATCTGCTCTGTCATTGCTGCGCTGATCTTGGTTGCGTCCGGAGGAATTGCGGTCGCGGACGGTCCGGCCGACCCGACCGCCGTGAAGAAGGAAGACGACGGAAAGTGGCTCGATAAGGAAGGAAATCCGACCTATAAGATTTCGGCCGACGGCACCGTGGACTGGTTCACCTATTCCGGATACCGCCGCTATCACTCCGACTGCCATGTCTGCCATGGGCCCGACGGCATGGGCTCCACTTACGCGCCGGCGCTCAAGGATTCCGTCAAGTCGATGAGCTATGGCGACTTCCTCGGCGTGGTCGCCTCCGGCCGCAAGAACGTCTCGACCGCACAGGAGAACGTGATGCCGGCCTTCGGCGACAATCCGAACGTCGCCTGCTACATGGACGACCTGTATGTCTATCTGCGCGCCCGCTCCACCGAAGCATGGGGCCGGCAGCGTCCCTCCAAGAAGGAGGAGAAAACAGAGGCTTACACCAAGGCGGAAGACGCCTGCATGGGCAAGAAGTGA
- a CDS encoding S-(hydroxymethyl)glutathione dehydrogenase/class III alcohol dehydrogenase, producing MKTRAAVAFEAKKPLEIVEVDLEGPKVGEVLVEIKATGICHTDAYTLDGFDSEGIFPSILGHEGAGIIREIGPGVTSVKPGDHVIPLYTPECRQCKSCLSQKTNLCTAIRATQGKGVMPDGTSRFSYKGKPIYHYMGCSTFSNFTVLPEIAVAKIREDAPFDKSCYIGCGVTTGVGAVVNTAKVEPGANVVVFGLGGIGLNVIQGAKMAGADKIIGVDINDSKEDWGRRFGMTHFVNPKKVTGDIVQHLVGLTDGGADYTFDCTGNTTVMRQALEACHRGWGTSIIIGVAEAGKEIATRPFQLVTGRNWRGTAFGGARGRTDVPKIVDWYMNGKIQIDPMITHVLKLEEINKGFDLMHEGKSIRSVVVF from the coding sequence ATGAAGACACGTGCCGCCGTCGCTTTCGAAGCCAAGAAGCCGCTTGAGATCGTCGAGGTCGATCTGGAAGGCCCGAAGGTTGGCGAGGTCCTGGTCGAGATCAAGGCGACGGGCATCTGCCATACCGACGCCTATACGCTCGACGGCTTCGACAGCGAAGGCATTTTCCCCTCGATCCTAGGACATGAGGGAGCAGGCATCATCCGCGAGATCGGACCCGGGGTGACCTCGGTGAAGCCGGGTGACCACGTCATCCCGCTCTACACGCCGGAGTGCCGGCAGTGCAAGAGCTGCCTCAGCCAGAAGACCAATCTCTGCACTGCGATCCGCGCGACGCAGGGCAAGGGCGTGATGCCCGACGGCACCAGCCGCTTCTCCTACAAGGGCAAGCCGATCTACCACTACATGGGCTGCTCGACCTTCTCGAACTTCACCGTGCTGCCGGAGATCGCGGTCGCCAAGATCCGCGAGGACGCGCCGTTCGACAAGAGCTGCTACATCGGCTGCGGCGTCACCACCGGCGTCGGCGCCGTCGTCAACACCGCCAAGGTCGAGCCGGGCGCCAACGTGGTCGTGTTCGGCCTCGGCGGCATTGGCCTCAATGTCATCCAGGGCGCCAAGATGGCGGGCGCCGACAAGATCATCGGCGTCGACATCAACGATTCCAAGGAAGATTGGGGCCGCCGGTTCGGTATGACCCATTTCGTCAACCCGAAGAAAGTCACCGGCGACATCGTCCAGCATCTCGTCGGCCTCACTGACGGCGGCGCCGACTACACGTTCGACTGCACAGGCAACACCACAGTGATGCGCCAGGCGCTGGAAGCCTGCCATCGCGGCTGGGGCACCTCGATCATCATCGGCGTTGCCGAGGCCGGCAAGGAGATCGCCACTCGCCCGTTCCAGCTCGTCACCGGGCGCAACTGGCGCGGCACGGCCTTCGGCGGCGCCCGCGGCCGCACCGACGTGCCCAAGATCGTCGACTGGTACATGAACGGAAAGATCCAGATCGATCCGATGATCACCCACGTGCTCAAGCTCGAGGAGATCAACAAGGGCTTTGACCTCATGCACGAGGGCAAGTCCATCCGTTCAGTCGTCGTGTTCTAG
- the gfa gene encoding S-(hydroxymethyl)glutathione synthase — protein sequence MTVALHPSIDNGLKQGSGSFAGGTLVCKCSDHPVKVGIKGDVAHNHACGCTKCWKPQGATFSVVAVVPRQNVTVLENGDKLQIVDPSAVIQRYACKACGTHMYGRIENKNHPFYGLDFIHPELFQEQGSQAPQFAAFVSSVIESGVKPEQMAGIRSRLKEIGLEPYDCLSPALMDAIATHVAKAKAA from the coding sequence ATGACTGTTGCACTCCATCCATCGATCGACAACGGCCTCAAACAGGGCAGCGGCAGCTTCGCCGGCGGCACACTGGTCTGCAAATGCAGCGACCATCCGGTCAAGGTCGGCATCAAGGGCGACGTCGCGCACAACCACGCCTGCGGTTGCACCAAGTGCTGGAAGCCGCAAGGCGCGACGTTCTCCGTCGTCGCCGTGGTGCCGCGCCAGAACGTCACCGTGCTCGAGAATGGCGACAAGCTCCAGATCGTCGATCCCTCCGCGGTGATCCAGCGCTATGCCTGCAAGGCCTGCGGAACCCACATGTACGGCCGCATCGAGAACAAGAACCACCCGTTCTACGGTCTCGACTTCATCCATCCCGAGCTGTTCCAGGAGCAGGGCTCGCAGGCGCCGCAATTCGCCGCCTTCGTCTCGTCCGTGATCGAATCGGGCGTGAAGCCTGAGCAGATGGCGGGCATCCGTTCACGGCTGAAGGAAATCGGGCTCGAGCCCTATGATTGCCTGTCACCGGCGCTGATGGACGCGATCGCGACCCACGTCGCCAAGGCCAAGGCTGCCTAA
- a CDS encoding (2Fe-2S)-binding protein, with protein sequence MIKVKINGQEQSWDGDPDLPLLWFLRDEAGLTGTKYGCGQALCGACTVIVDKEAVRACITSVNDVAGREVTTIEGLHPNGDHPVQKAWRQVNVPQCGFCQAGQIMQAAALLMDNPKPSHDQIREAMSGNICRCGCYQRIENAVHLASTGV encoded by the coding sequence ATGATCAAGGTGAAGATCAACGGCCAGGAACAGAGCTGGGACGGCGACCCGGATCTCCCGCTACTCTGGTTCCTGCGCGACGAAGCCGGGCTGACCGGCACCAAATATGGCTGTGGCCAAGCCTTGTGCGGCGCCTGTACGGTCATTGTCGACAAGGAAGCCGTGCGCGCCTGCATCACGTCGGTCAACGACGTCGCCGGACGCGAGGTCACCACGATCGAAGGGCTGCATCCCAACGGCGATCATCCGGTGCAGAAGGCCTGGCGCCAGGTCAACGTGCCGCAATGCGGCTTCTGCCAGGCCGGCCAGATCATGCAGGCCGCCGCGCTGCTGATGGACAACCCGAAGCCCTCGCATGACCAGATCCGCGAGGCGATGTCCGGCAATATCTGCCGCTGCGGCTGCTATCAGCGCATCGAGAACGCAGTCCATCTCGCATCGACGGGAGTGTGA
- a CDS encoding xanthine dehydrogenase family protein molybdopterin-binding subunit, with product MNFIDNPGKLQGFEKHGFEKHIKVEKVSRRSILKGLGITGGFVLAAPVMSRQAFAYETGAGKMPHGVVVDPRVFVSVAPDGIVTIVGHRSEMGTGVRTSLPLIVAEEMEADWSKVKVQQAHGDEVKFGNQDTDGSRSTRHYLIPMRQIGASARTMLEQAAAKRWGVPATEVKAVNHEVVHSASGRKLGFGELAADAAKESVPSIEGLKLKDPKDFRYLTKGQIGIVDLHDITTGKARYGADVRLPGMKYAVIARPPVTGGKLVSFDPEAALKVPGVEKVMKVQGWPWPSKFQPLGGVAVIARNTGAAIKGRDALKLTWDDGANGKYDSVAYRKELEEASRKPGLVVRKDGDADAALKGADKVIVGEYYIPHLAHVSMEPPVAVADVKGDKAEIWAPVQSPGGTRDDVAKTLGIPEGNVTVNVTLLGGGFGRKSKCDFALEAALLSKELGAPVKVQWTREDDIRNGFLHTVSAERIEAGLDKSGKVVAWRHRSVAPSIASTFAAGTVHQAPFEIGMGLADVPFEIANISCENPEAAAYTRIGWFRSVSNIPRAFAVQSMVGEIAQATGRDQKDMLLELIGSPRIVKPNVKDLWNYGEPQESYPIDTARLRKVVELVAEKGEWGRKVPKGHGLGIAVHRSFVSYIATIVEVAVDDKGKLTVPRVDTAIDCGTYVNPERIASQIEGAAIMGLSLAKYGEISFKDGKVQQKNFDDFQVVRIDESPVVTNVYIVPPGPDTPPSGVGEPGVPPFAPALMNAIFAATGKRIRSLPIGKQLEA from the coding sequence ATGAATTTCATCGACAATCCCGGCAAGCTCCAGGGCTTCGAAAAGCATGGCTTCGAAAAGCACATCAAGGTCGAGAAGGTCTCGCGCCGCAGCATCCTGAAGGGGCTCGGCATCACCGGCGGATTCGTGCTCGCCGCCCCCGTGATGTCGCGCCAGGCGTTTGCCTATGAGACCGGTGCCGGCAAGATGCCGCACGGCGTCGTGGTCGATCCGCGCGTGTTCGTCTCGGTCGCACCCGACGGCATCGTCACCATCGTCGGGCACCGTTCGGAAATGGGCACCGGCGTGCGCACCAGCCTTCCGCTGATCGTGGCCGAGGAAATGGAAGCCGACTGGTCCAAGGTCAAGGTGCAGCAGGCCCATGGCGACGAGGTCAAGTTCGGCAATCAGGACACCGACGGCTCGCGCAGCACGCGGCATTATTTGATCCCAATGCGTCAGATCGGCGCCTCGGCGCGCACCATGCTGGAGCAGGCTGCGGCGAAACGCTGGGGCGTGCCGGCGACCGAGGTCAAGGCCGTCAACCACGAGGTCGTTCACAGCGCCAGCGGCCGCAAGCTCGGCTTCGGCGAGCTCGCCGCCGATGCCGCCAAGGAATCGGTGCCGAGCATCGAAGGTCTGAAGCTGAAGGACCCCAAGGATTTCCGCTATCTCACCAAGGGCCAGATCGGCATCGTCGATCTCCACGACATCACCACCGGCAAGGCGCGTTACGGCGCCGATGTGCGGCTGCCGGGGATGAAATATGCCGTGATCGCGCGCCCGCCGGTGACCGGCGGTAAGCTGGTTTCGTTCGATCCGGAGGCCGCACTGAAGGTCCCCGGCGTCGAGAAGGTGATGAAGGTTCAAGGCTGGCCGTGGCCGTCAAAGTTCCAGCCGCTCGGCGGCGTCGCGGTGATCGCCCGCAACACCGGCGCTGCAATCAAGGGCCGCGACGCGCTGAAGCTGACCTGGGACGACGGGGCCAACGGCAAGTACGACTCGGTCGCCTATCGCAAGGAGCTCGAGGAGGCCTCGCGAAAGCCAGGTCTCGTCGTGCGCAAGGACGGCGACGCGGATGCGGCTCTGAAGGGCGCGGACAAGGTGATCGTCGGCGAGTACTACATCCCGCATCTTGCTCACGTCAGCATGGAGCCCCCGGTGGCGGTCGCCGACGTCAAGGGTGACAAGGCGGAAATCTGGGCGCCGGTGCAGAGCCCGGGCGGTACCCGCGACGACGTCGCCAAGACGCTCGGTATTCCCGAGGGCAATGTCACCGTCAACGTGACCCTGCTCGGCGGCGGGTTCGGCCGCAAGTCGAAATGCGACTTTGCGCTCGAAGCCGCGCTGCTGTCGAAGGAGCTCGGCGCGCCGGTGAAGGTGCAGTGGACGCGGGAGGACGACATTCGTAACGGCTTCCTGCACACCGTCTCGGCCGAACGAATCGAGGCCGGCCTCGACAAGAGCGGCAAGGTGGTCGCCTGGCGCCACCGCAGCGTGGCACCCAGCATCGCCTCGACCTTTGCAGCCGGTACGGTCCATCAGGCGCCCTTCGAAATCGGCATGGGCCTCGCCGACGTGCCGTTCGAGATCGCCAATATCTCCTGCGAGAATCCGGAAGCGGCCGCTTATACCCGCATCGGCTGGTTCCGCTCGGTCTCGAACATCCCCCGTGCCTTTGCGGTTCAGTCGATGGTCGGCGAGATCGCGCAGGCGACCGGCCGCGACCAGAAAGACATGTTGCTCGAGCTGATCGGCTCGCCCCGCATCGTCAAGCCTAACGTGAAGGACCTGTGGAACTATGGCGAGCCGCAAGAGAGCTACCCGATCGATACCGCGCGCCTGCGCAAGGTGGTCGAGCTGGTCGCCGAGAAGGGCGAATGGGGCCGAAAGGTGCCGAAGGGCCATGGGCTCGGCATCGCCGTGCACCGCAGTTTCGTCAGCTACATCGCGACCATCGTCGAGGTGGCCGTCGACGACAAGGGCAAGCTGACGGTGCCGAGGGTCGACACCGCGATCGACTGCGGCACCTACGTCAACCCCGAGCGCATCGCCTCGCAGATCGAGGGCGCGGCGATCATGGGGCTGAGCCTCGCCAAATACGGCGAGATCAGCTTCAAGGACGGTAAGGTGCAGCAGAAGAATTTTGACGACTTCCAGGTCGTCAGGATCGACGAATCTCCGGTCGTGACCAACGTCTACATCGTGCCGCCCGGACCGGACACGCCGCCGAGCGGCGTCGGCGAGCCCGGCGTTCCGCCGTTCGCGCCGGCACTGATGAACGCAATCTTCGCAGCGACCGGAAAACGCATCCGCTCGCTGCCGATCGGCAAGCAATTGGAGGCGTGA